In Nomia melanderi isolate GNS246 chromosome 4, iyNomMela1, whole genome shotgun sequence, the following are encoded in one genomic region:
- the cib gene encoding thymosin beta cib isoform X2 encodes MSSPSLKDLPKVALDLKSELEGFNHGCMKKAATAEKNVLPSAEDVAAEKTQQTLIAGIEKFDQSSLKRTETQEKNPLPDKDVIQQEKGKQQLISGIENFDQAKLKHAETLEKNPLPTKEAIDAEKIAA; translated from the exons ATGTCGAGTCCGTCGCTGAAGGATTTGCCAAAAGTAGCCTTAGACTTGAAAAGCGAGCTGGAGGGTTTCAACCATGGCTGCATGAAGAAAGCAGCGACCGCTGAGAAGAATGTTTTGCCTTCCGCCGAAG aCGTAGCCGCGGAGAAAACTCAACAAACGTTGATCGCCGGCATCGAAAAATTCGACCAGAGCAGTCTAAAACGCACTGAGACCCAAGAAAAAAATCCTCTACCTGACAAGGATG TGATCCAGCAGGAGAAGGGTAAACAACAGCTAATCTCtggaattgaaaatttcgatcAGGCGAAACTGAAGCACGCGGAAACGCTGGAGAAAAATCCCCTGCCAACCAAAGAAG CGATCGATGCTGAGAAAATAGCTGCTTAA
- the cib gene encoding thymosin beta cib isoform X1, whose product MSSPSLKDLPKVALDLKSELEGFNHGCMKKAATAEKNVLPSAEDVRQERQHSELIHDVESFKPDQLKHADTKEKIILPNAKDVAAEKTQQTLIAGIEKFDQSSLKRTETQEKNPLPDKDVIQQEKGKQQLISGIENFDQAKLKHAETLEKNPLPTKEAIDAEKIAA is encoded by the exons ATGTCGAGTCCGTCGCTGAAGGATTTGCCAAAAGTAGCCTTAGACTTGAAAAGCGAGCTGGAGGGTTTCAACCATGGCTGCATGAAGAAAGCAGCGACCGCTGAGAAGAATGTTTTGCCTTCCGCCGAAG ACGTGCGACAAGAACGACAGCATTCCGAATTGATCCACGACGTGGAATCGTTTAAGCCAGATCAATTGAAACACGCCGACACAAAAGAGAAGATTATTTTACCCAACGCCAAAG aCGTAGCCGCGGAGAAAACTCAACAAACGTTGATCGCCGGCATCGAAAAATTCGACCAGAGCAGTCTAAAACGCACTGAGACCCAAGAAAAAAATCCTCTACCTGACAAGGATG TGATCCAGCAGGAGAAGGGTAAACAACAGCTAATCTCtggaattgaaaatttcgatcAGGCGAAACTGAAGCACGCGGAAACGCTGGAGAAAAATCCCCTGCCAACCAAAGAAG CGATCGATGCTGAGAAAATAGCTGCTTAA
- the LOC116435111 gene encoding transcription initiation factor TFIID subunit 6 isoform X1: protein MYHMDCDDQNTLKMSESESVYGTTLSQESIKVIAESIGVGNFPDEAAKDLAEDVSYRLKEIIQDAAKFMRHGKRQRMTTHDIDCALKIKNIEPTYGFFAKDHVPFRFASGGGRELHFVEEKEIDLNEVISMSGGQSWPKLPLEITLRTHWLCIDGVQPTIPENPPPVSKDIQKLESVDPTSTLSNKNQNIGVGKPGGGGKSQKLRNVETVHVKQLATHELSVEQQLYYKEITEACVGSDEARRAEALQSLSADPGLHEMLARMCTFIAEGVRVNVVQNHLALLIYLMRMVKALLDNPSLYLEKYLHELIPSIATCIVSRQLCMRPEMDNHWALRDFASRLMAQICKNFNTSTNNVQTRVTRMFSQALAKNSQTPLASLYGAIEGLCELGPEVIKALVIPKIKSISERIESCIEGPGLSSVDKNGAGHIKTLLVKSVAPVLKTIRSPPDYVDDYKQDYGYIGPALCAAVAKARTQPATLATTASTTTALTTSQQGPTCTGKTIMQAVTSSSPGQQAGRTIMLGTSRTPGTTTTGGAQKFVILQSRSQTPTATCTIQQSQQQQPSQTQQQQQSQQQQVKISQTNVVQQKAHLQSSGAKLVVVCMSNSSHTSTTTISQGNMASKSQNVFVTQQGIECSLGSEEEKNTFQ from the exons A TGTATCATATGGACTGCGATGACcaaaatactttgaaaatgaGTGAAAGTGAGTCTGTTTATGGGACCACATTGTCCCAGGAATCAATAAAAGTAATCGCAGAAAGCATAGGTGTTGGAAATTTTCCTGATGAAGCAGCCAAAGACCTTGCTGAAGATGTAAGCTATAGACTTAAGGAAATTATTCAG GATGCAGCTAAGTTCATGAGACATGGTAAACGTCAACGTATGACCACTCACGATATAGATTGTGCTctgaaaattaagaatattgaACCAACATATGGATTTTTTGCTAAGGATCATGTACCATTTCGCTTCGCTTCTGGTGGTGGTAGAGAATTACATTTTgtggaagagaaagaaattgaTCTAAATGAAGTTATATCAATGTCTGGTGGACAATCGTGGCCAAAGTTACCTTTGGAGATTACACTGCGAACTCATTGGCTCTGTATAGACGGTGTTCAACCCACAATACCAGAAAATCCACCTCCAGTGTCTAAAG ATATTCAAAAGTTGGAAAGTGTTGACCCAACAAGTACACTGTCAAACAAGAATCAAAACATTGGTGTTGGAAAACCAGGTGGTGGAGGCAAGAGTCAGAAATTACGTAATGTGGAAACTGTTCACGTTAAGCAATTAGCGACTCATGAATTAAGCGTTGAACAACAAttgtattataaagaaattacggAAGCTTGTGTCGGATCTGATGAAGCGCGCAGAGCAGAAGCACTTCAGTCTCTGTCGGCCGATCCTGGTTTACATGAAATGTTAGCACGCATGTGTACTTTCATTGCCGAAGGTGTCCGCGTAAATGTTGTACAAAATCATCTTGCGCTCTTAATTTATCTCATGCGAATGGTTAAAGCTCTTCTGGACAATCCGAGCTTGTACTTGGAGAAATAT TTGCATGAATTAATACCATCTATTGCAACTTGTATAGTATCACGGCAATTATGTATGAGACCGGAAATGGACAATCACTGGGCTCTGCGTGACTTTGCTTCACGCCTTATGGCTCAAATATGCAAAAACTTCAATACATCTACAAACAACGTACAAACCAGAGTGACTAGAATGTTCAGTCAAGCACTGGCGAAGAATAGTCAG ACCCCTTTAGCATCTCTTTATGGTGCAATTGAGGGATTGTGTGAATTAGGCCCAGAAGTTATAAAAGCGTTGGTTATTCCAAAAATTAAGTCTATTTCTGAACGTATAGAATCTTGTATCGAGGGGCCAGGTTTGTCGAGCGTAGATAAAAATGGAGCGGGTCACATAAAAACTCTGCTAGTG AAATCAGTCGCTCCTGTCTTAAAAACTATACGATCCCCACCCGATTATGTGGATGATTACAAACAAGATTACGGTTATATAGGACCAGCGTTGTGTGCAGCAGTCGCAAAAGCACGTACACAGCCAGCAACATTGGCAACAACTGCATCTACAACAACAGCTTTGACGACGAGTCAACAAGGTCCAACTTGCACTGGCAAAACCATCATGCAAGCTG TAACGAGTTCTAGTCCTGGGCAACAAGCTGGACGTACAATAATGCTGGGCACAAGTAGAACGCCTGGTACAACCACCACGGGCGGCGCACAAAAGTTCGTGATCTTACAATCACGGTCTCAAACGCCAACCGCAACTTGTACAATACAACAATCACAGCAGCAACAACCGTCTCAAacgcaacagcaacaacaatcGCAGCAGCAACAAGTTAAAATTTCTCAGACGAATGTTGTTCAACAGAAGGCCCACCTACAAAGTAGCGGTGCCAAACTAGTGGTCGTTTGTATGTCGAATAGTAGTCACACCTCTACTACTACGATCTCGCAG GGGAATATGGCATCAAAATCGCAGAACGTTTTTGTTACACAGCAAGGTATCGAGTGCTCGTTAGGTtcagaggaagaaaaaaatacGTTTCAGTGA
- the LOC116435111 gene encoding transcription initiation factor TFIID subunit 6 isoform X2: MYHMDCDDQNTLKMSESESVYGTTLSQESIKVIAESIGVGNFPDEAAKDLAEDVSYRLKEIIQDAAKFMRHGKRQRMTTHDIDCALKIKNIEPTYGFFAKDHVPFRFASGGGRELHFVEEKEIDLNEVISMSGGQSWPKLPLEITLRTHWLCIDGVQPTIPENPPPVSKDIQKLESVDPTSTLSNKNQNIGVGKPGGGGKSQKLRNVETVHVKQLATHELSVEQQLYYKEITEACVGSDEARRAEALQSLSADPGLHEMLARMCTFIAEGVRVNVVQNHLALLIYLMRMVKALLDNPSLYLEKYLHELIPSIATCIVSRQLCMRPEMDNHWALRDFASRLMAQICKNFNTSTNNVQTRVTRMFSQALAKNSQTPLASLYGAIEGLCELGPEVIKALVIPKIKSISERIESCIEGPGLSSVDKNGAGHIKTLLVKSVAPVLKTIRSPPDYVDDYKQDYGYIGPALCAAVAKARTQPATLATTASTTTALTTSQQGPTCTGKTIMQAGNLISHKSWATSWTYNNAGHK, from the exons A TGTATCATATGGACTGCGATGACcaaaatactttgaaaatgaGTGAAAGTGAGTCTGTTTATGGGACCACATTGTCCCAGGAATCAATAAAAGTAATCGCAGAAAGCATAGGTGTTGGAAATTTTCCTGATGAAGCAGCCAAAGACCTTGCTGAAGATGTAAGCTATAGACTTAAGGAAATTATTCAG GATGCAGCTAAGTTCATGAGACATGGTAAACGTCAACGTATGACCACTCACGATATAGATTGTGCTctgaaaattaagaatattgaACCAACATATGGATTTTTTGCTAAGGATCATGTACCATTTCGCTTCGCTTCTGGTGGTGGTAGAGAATTACATTTTgtggaagagaaagaaattgaTCTAAATGAAGTTATATCAATGTCTGGTGGACAATCGTGGCCAAAGTTACCTTTGGAGATTACACTGCGAACTCATTGGCTCTGTATAGACGGTGTTCAACCCACAATACCAGAAAATCCACCTCCAGTGTCTAAAG ATATTCAAAAGTTGGAAAGTGTTGACCCAACAAGTACACTGTCAAACAAGAATCAAAACATTGGTGTTGGAAAACCAGGTGGTGGAGGCAAGAGTCAGAAATTACGTAATGTGGAAACTGTTCACGTTAAGCAATTAGCGACTCATGAATTAAGCGTTGAACAACAAttgtattataaagaaattacggAAGCTTGTGTCGGATCTGATGAAGCGCGCAGAGCAGAAGCACTTCAGTCTCTGTCGGCCGATCCTGGTTTACATGAAATGTTAGCACGCATGTGTACTTTCATTGCCGAAGGTGTCCGCGTAAATGTTGTACAAAATCATCTTGCGCTCTTAATTTATCTCATGCGAATGGTTAAAGCTCTTCTGGACAATCCGAGCTTGTACTTGGAGAAATAT TTGCATGAATTAATACCATCTATTGCAACTTGTATAGTATCACGGCAATTATGTATGAGACCGGAAATGGACAATCACTGGGCTCTGCGTGACTTTGCTTCACGCCTTATGGCTCAAATATGCAAAAACTTCAATACATCTACAAACAACGTACAAACCAGAGTGACTAGAATGTTCAGTCAAGCACTGGCGAAGAATAGTCAG ACCCCTTTAGCATCTCTTTATGGTGCAATTGAGGGATTGTGTGAATTAGGCCCAGAAGTTATAAAAGCGTTGGTTATTCCAAAAATTAAGTCTATTTCTGAACGTATAGAATCTTGTATCGAGGGGCCAGGTTTGTCGAGCGTAGATAAAAATGGAGCGGGTCACATAAAAACTCTGCTAGTG AAATCAGTCGCTCCTGTCTTAAAAACTATACGATCCCCACCCGATTATGTGGATGATTACAAACAAGATTACGGTTATATAGGACCAGCGTTGTGTGCAGCAGTCGCAAAAGCACGTACACAGCCAGCAACATTGGCAACAACTGCATCTACAACAACAGCTTTGACGACGAGTCAACAAGGTCCAACTTGCACTGGCAAAACCATCATGCAAGCTGGTAATTTGATTTCTCATAAG TCCTGGGCAACAAGCTGGACGTACAATAATGCTGGGCACAAGTAG
- the LOC143174141 gene encoding RCC1 and BTB domain-containing protein 1 isoform X2 has protein sequence MNLRNWPIFDFLEPTFRSKIHMVLVYGDLGNEALIVTQDKWVYAIGTNKSSCLGTGDTCNAFYPKLVESLCNKDIKTFAYGKGPHVLALTHAGEVYSWGSNISNELGNISAQGVHESSTPSLVQILSSDTEFIVDIACGSYHSMALSNIGEVYAWGKNHCGQAGLCANNDTEKRSKKVNVLLKNKKFICISCGDSSSTAVTDNGEVYTWGDNSVGQLGTGNNIDLYSDKPCQVTKLTGVVIKKVTCGGWHTLALSDEGILFVWGDNSHGQLGISSSNIVWTPVMLTMPKMIKVLDIASSHSTNISIAMGDSNQIFIWGSCLGQYIKAPTLTSVRCIYDAFANYATPRVMHKPLILHEDKTIHILQSLKDAFNDPSTSDLIIQVKGNPIYVHKFILKIRSHHYKTMFQKQSVENDQCIIKEDQFSHDVYITFLKYLYTDEIDNLSPIDILELLNLANIYSESQLQRRCLQIIIKRIRVSNVACLYGTAIAYNIKAIEESCFKFALNHMTAVIETPSFAELNETIVKAFIIKAAKAGAFKT, from the exons atgaatttgagaaattggCCAATCTTTGATTTCTTGGAACCAACATTTCGGTCAAAGATTCATATGGTATTGGTATATG gTGACTTAGGTAATGAAGCTTTAATTGTAACACAAGATAAATGGGTATATGCAATAGGAACTAATAAATCCAGCTGTCTGGGAACTGGTGATACATGTAATGCCTTTTATCCAAAGCTAGTTGAATCATTATGCAACAAGGATATTAAAACCTTTGCATATGGTAAAGGACCTCATGTTTTAGCTCTTACACATGCAGGAGAG gtGTATTCATGGGGTagtaatatttctaatgaattagGAAATATTTCTGCTCAAGGTGTTCATGAAAGTTCAACACCAAGTCTTGTACAAATCTTGTCATCTGATACAGAATTTATTGTGGATATAGCTTGTGGAAGTTATCACTCTATGGCATTATCAAATATTGGAGAG GTATATGCATGGGGCAAAAATCACTGTGGACAAGCAGGTCTTTGTGCAAATAATGATACTGAAAAAAGATCTAAGAAAgtcaatgttttattaaagaacaagaaatttatttgtatcagTTGCGGAGATTCGTCAAGTACTGCAGTTACAGACAATGGTGAGGTTTATACTTGGGGTGACAACAGTGTTGGTCAATTAGGAACTGGGAATAATATAGACTTATACTCTGACAAACCTTGTCAAGTTACAAAACTTACTGGAGTTGTGATAA aaaaagTAACTTGTGGTGGATGGCATACTCTGGCATTAAGCGATGAGGGTATTCTTTTTGTTTGGGGTGATAACAGTCATGGACAATTAGGCATTTCTTCAAGTAACATAGTCTGGACTCCTGTGATG ttAACCATGccaaaaatgataaaagtgtTGGATATAGCAAGTTCTCATTCCACTAACATAAGTATAGCTATGGGAGACAGTAATCAGATATTTATATGGGGTTCTTGTCTAGGGCAATATATCAAAGCACCAACTCTTACATCAGTAAGATGCATCTATGATGCTTTTGCAAATTACGCAACACCTAGAGTTATGCATAAACCTCTTATTCTTCATGAAGATAAAACAATTCATATACTTCAGTCTTTAAAGGACGCATTTAATGACCCA TCTACTAGTGACCTTATTATTCAAGTAAAAGGGAATCCTATTTATGTacacaaatttatattgaagaTTCGTAGTCATCACTATAAAACGATGTTTCAAAAGCAGTCAGTGGAAAATGATCAATG tatcATAAAAGAAGATCAATTTTCGCACGATGTATATATAACTTTCTTAAAGTATTTGTATACTGATGAAATTGATAATTTGTCTCCAATAGATATTTTAG AACTCCTTAATTTAGCAAATATTTATTCTGAGTCTCAATTACAAAGACGatgtttacaaataataataaaaagaatcagAGTATCAAATGTGGCTTGTCTATATGGCACAGCCATTGCTTATAATATTAAG GCAATAGAAGAATCTTGTTTCAAATTTGCTTTAAACCACATGACAGCagttatagaaactccaagtttTGCTGAGTTAAATGAAACCATAGTAAAAGCTTTTATAATTAAAGCTGCTAAAGCAGGCGCATTTAAAACATGA
- the LOC143174141 gene encoding RCC1 and BTB domain-containing protein 1 isoform X1, giving the protein MNLRNWPIFDFLEPTFRSKIHMVLVYGDLGNEALIVTQDKWVYAIGTNKSSCLGTGDTCNAFYPKLVESLCNKDIKTFAYGKGPHVLALTHAGEVYSWGSNISNELGNISAQGVHESSTPSLVQILSSDTEFIVDIACGSYHSMALSNIGEVYAWGKNHCGQAGLCANNDTEKRSKKVNVLLKNKKFICISCGDSSSTAVTDNGEVYTWGDNSVGQLGTGNNIDLYSDKPCQVTKLTGVVIKKVTCGGWHTLALSDEGILFVWGDNSHGQLGISSSNIVWTPVMLTMPKMIKVLDIASSHSTNISIAMGDSNQIFIWGSCLGQYIKAPTLTSVRCIYDAFANYATPRVMHKPLILHEDKTIHILQSLKDAFNDPSTSDLIIQVKGNPIYVHKFILKIRSHHYKTMFQKQSVENDQCIIKEDQFSHDVYITFLKYLYTDEIDNLSPIDILAELLNLANIYSESQLQRRCLQIIIKRIRVSNVACLYGTAIAYNIKAIEESCFKFALNHMTAVIETPSFAELNETIVKAFIIKAAKAGAFKT; this is encoded by the exons atgaatttgagaaattggCCAATCTTTGATTTCTTGGAACCAACATTTCGGTCAAAGATTCATATGGTATTGGTATATG gTGACTTAGGTAATGAAGCTTTAATTGTAACACAAGATAAATGGGTATATGCAATAGGAACTAATAAATCCAGCTGTCTGGGAACTGGTGATACATGTAATGCCTTTTATCCAAAGCTAGTTGAATCATTATGCAACAAGGATATTAAAACCTTTGCATATGGTAAAGGACCTCATGTTTTAGCTCTTACACATGCAGGAGAG gtGTATTCATGGGGTagtaatatttctaatgaattagGAAATATTTCTGCTCAAGGTGTTCATGAAAGTTCAACACCAAGTCTTGTACAAATCTTGTCATCTGATACAGAATTTATTGTGGATATAGCTTGTGGAAGTTATCACTCTATGGCATTATCAAATATTGGAGAG GTATATGCATGGGGCAAAAATCACTGTGGACAAGCAGGTCTTTGTGCAAATAATGATACTGAAAAAAGATCTAAGAAAgtcaatgttttattaaagaacaagaaatttatttgtatcagTTGCGGAGATTCGTCAAGTACTGCAGTTACAGACAATGGTGAGGTTTATACTTGGGGTGACAACAGTGTTGGTCAATTAGGAACTGGGAATAATATAGACTTATACTCTGACAAACCTTGTCAAGTTACAAAACTTACTGGAGTTGTGATAA aaaaagTAACTTGTGGTGGATGGCATACTCTGGCATTAAGCGATGAGGGTATTCTTTTTGTTTGGGGTGATAACAGTCATGGACAATTAGGCATTTCTTCAAGTAACATAGTCTGGACTCCTGTGATG ttAACCATGccaaaaatgataaaagtgtTGGATATAGCAAGTTCTCATTCCACTAACATAAGTATAGCTATGGGAGACAGTAATCAGATATTTATATGGGGTTCTTGTCTAGGGCAATATATCAAAGCACCAACTCTTACATCAGTAAGATGCATCTATGATGCTTTTGCAAATTACGCAACACCTAGAGTTATGCATAAACCTCTTATTCTTCATGAAGATAAAACAATTCATATACTTCAGTCTTTAAAGGACGCATTTAATGACCCA TCTACTAGTGACCTTATTATTCAAGTAAAAGGGAATCCTATTTATGTacacaaatttatattgaagaTTCGTAGTCATCACTATAAAACGATGTTTCAAAAGCAGTCAGTGGAAAATGATCAATG tatcATAAAAGAAGATCAATTTTCGCACGATGTATATATAACTTTCTTAAAGTATTTGTATACTGATGAAATTGATAATTTGTCTCCAATAGATATTTTAG CAGAACTCCTTAATTTAGCAAATATTTATTCTGAGTCTCAATTACAAAGACGatgtttacaaataataataaaaagaatcagAGTATCAAATGTGGCTTGTCTATATGGCACAGCCATTGCTTATAATATTAAG GCAATAGAAGAATCTTGTTTCAAATTTGCTTTAAACCACATGACAGCagttatagaaactccaagtttTGCTGAGTTAAATGAAACCATAGTAAAAGCTTTTATAATTAAAGCTGCTAAAGCAGGCGCATTTAAAACATGA
- the LOC143174141 gene encoding RCC1 and BTB domain-containing protein 1 isoform X3, whose product MNLRNWPIFDFLEPTFRSKIHMVLVYGDLGNEALIVTQDKWVYAIGTNKSSCLGTGDTCNAFYPKLVESLCNKDIKTFAYGKGPHVLALTHAGEVYSWGSNISNELGNISAQGVHESSTPSLVQILSSDTEFIVDIACGSYHSMALSNIGEVYAWGKNHCGQAGLCANNDTEKRSKKVNVLLKNKKFICISCGDSSSTAVTDNGEVYTWGDNSVGQLGTGNNIDLYSDKPCQVTKLTGVVIKKVTCGGWHTLALSDEGILFVWGDNSHGQLGISSSNIVWTPVMVKFRQYIKAPTLTSVRCIYDAFANYATPRVMHKPLILHEDKTIHILQSLKDAFNDPSTSDLIIQVKGNPIYVHKFILKIRSHHYKTMFQKQSVENDQCIIKEDQFSHDVYITFLKYLYTDEIDNLSPIDILAELLNLANIYSESQLQRRCLQIIIKRIRVSNVACLYGTAIAYNIKAIEESCFKFALNHMTAVIETPSFAELNETIVKAFIIKAAKAGAFKT is encoded by the exons atgaatttgagaaattggCCAATCTTTGATTTCTTGGAACCAACATTTCGGTCAAAGATTCATATGGTATTGGTATATG gTGACTTAGGTAATGAAGCTTTAATTGTAACACAAGATAAATGGGTATATGCAATAGGAACTAATAAATCCAGCTGTCTGGGAACTGGTGATACATGTAATGCCTTTTATCCAAAGCTAGTTGAATCATTATGCAACAAGGATATTAAAACCTTTGCATATGGTAAAGGACCTCATGTTTTAGCTCTTACACATGCAGGAGAG gtGTATTCATGGGGTagtaatatttctaatgaattagGAAATATTTCTGCTCAAGGTGTTCATGAAAGTTCAACACCAAGTCTTGTACAAATCTTGTCATCTGATACAGAATTTATTGTGGATATAGCTTGTGGAAGTTATCACTCTATGGCATTATCAAATATTGGAGAG GTATATGCATGGGGCAAAAATCACTGTGGACAAGCAGGTCTTTGTGCAAATAATGATACTGAAAAAAGATCTAAGAAAgtcaatgttttattaaagaacaagaaatttatttgtatcagTTGCGGAGATTCGTCAAGTACTGCAGTTACAGACAATGGTGAGGTTTATACTTGGGGTGACAACAGTGTTGGTCAATTAGGAACTGGGAATAATATAGACTTATACTCTGACAAACCTTGTCAAGTTACAAAACTTACTGGAGTTGTGATAA aaaaagTAACTTGTGGTGGATGGCATACTCTGGCATTAAGCGATGAGGGTATTCTTTTTGTTTGGGGTGATAACAGTCATGGACAATTAGGCATTTCTTCAAGTAACATAGTCTGGACTCCTGTGATGGTAAAATTTA GGCAATATATCAAAGCACCAACTCTTACATCAGTAAGATGCATCTATGATGCTTTTGCAAATTACGCAACACCTAGAGTTATGCATAAACCTCTTATTCTTCATGAAGATAAAACAATTCATATACTTCAGTCTTTAAAGGACGCATTTAATGACCCA TCTACTAGTGACCTTATTATTCAAGTAAAAGGGAATCCTATTTATGTacacaaatttatattgaagaTTCGTAGTCATCACTATAAAACGATGTTTCAAAAGCAGTCAGTGGAAAATGATCAATG tatcATAAAAGAAGATCAATTTTCGCACGATGTATATATAACTTTCTTAAAGTATTTGTATACTGATGAAATTGATAATTTGTCTCCAATAGATATTTTAG CAGAACTCCTTAATTTAGCAAATATTTATTCTGAGTCTCAATTACAAAGACGatgtttacaaataataataaaaagaatcagAGTATCAAATGTGGCTTGTCTATATGGCACAGCCATTGCTTATAATATTAAG GCAATAGAAGAATCTTGTTTCAAATTTGCTTTAAACCACATGACAGCagttatagaaactccaagtttTGCTGAGTTAAATGAAACCATAGTAAAAGCTTTTATAATTAAAGCTGCTAAAGCAGGCGCATTTAAAACATGA